ATGACAATTAAAAAGCattgtaaacaaatataaaaattatgcctATTTTCATTTGTTGGCAAGCTTTTACTTACATAGAgctaaaaatagcaaaaacaaCTTAACAGGTTTGTGAGATATTATCGCGGAATAAAATGAGTCAAGAAATAAGAAAAGCATGTGCAATATTTAATTGCTCACATAAAATGCTGAGAATCTATTGAGGGTAAAGGATAATGCTTATTAAACATATACCCTTACAGACCGTGTGTTTTCTTCTAATACCCCTCTGTCGTTATGACCTTTCTTAGCATGCGCGATAGAAGTCATTAACGCGGGCAGAAGCACACGACCTTTATGTATATTAGCTTTATCTTACAAAGGTTCACTAGGTGAGTATTAAATCACACGACTTTCGCACTAATTTATAAATGAACCTTAAAATGTATCAACGTGGACTTGGAAAATTAAAATGTCGTTTAGAACAGACTTATTCCATATTTTCTAATGACCAGTTGGTACTTAATGTTTAGGGACGGTGGGTTTCTTTGATGTGACAGTTAGAGTCAATTAATATTTCCGTCAAGGAAGCCATCGTGTCTATGTATACAAAacatattcaaaaaaaaatggaGGAACTTACTACCCTAATATTGTATTCTActatgacaaattaaaaatttatttcgataaatcataaaaatatttcaaaaatatttttggttggtataaaaaaattgtaaacgcAGGTTGAAAACACACACAAAGAAGATTCATGTAGAACATTAGTAAATCATTTAggctttatttatttgtttatttattttcagtCTAAAGTTGTTTATTGAGTTTGGCGTCGTGCTCAAAGGCAAGCCCGATTAACACCATAGTCACACACACAAACGATTGAGACAGCGCCTTAATTCTTAAGACACCTTTCTGAAAATCTCTAACCGCGTTTGTATTACAAAAGCTCAATGAATAACTTAAAGGAAAGCAACAAAATTGCATAGATACAAAAGGATTTGAAGTTGAAAATttgttgtttattgtttttcttcgCAGCATTATAACAACACAATTATACACTGAGATCATAGGGATAAATTTAGAACATACTATAGTCAGGGAACATCGCCATtaattcaaaaacaattttcaacaacaaagacaaacaaattttttttaattgtgacCAATTGCATTTAAGATATTAACAATGTATCTCTTTTCAATTAAAAGAAGAGTCGAAGATGCCATGTTAACGACATGATAAGATATGGTCGTCAAAAGATTACCATTTTAAAGgtcgttaaaaatgtttttaattgtaATTGTCTTAAGTACATGCGTGGGGTTGATATGAAAGTAATTAACATAGCAACTCGGTTATAAAAGGCTTGGCAATGTTCACTGCTCAGCATAAAGAGAGAAACATCTAGAGTGTCAACACACATATACAAACATTGAGTATTCAACTTATATTTTAGTTGGGGAAGCTGATCAAAAACGAAACATGTATATTCAAAACGATCCTTTAAGACGTCAAGTTGATTCAGAGCAGGATATAGATGATCTATTTAGCATGTTAATGGATGAACCAAAACAACCAAACGTACCACAAGTAAAGATCAAATATGAAGATGAAAATGACTACAATCAACAAGCTGAAAGAGATTGTCTAATAGATGAGATGTCACCTTTTAGTCACAGCGGGGTTTCTTCTCCAGCCAGTTCTTGTGGTGGTATATCTGCACCTGGAAGCCCTTCAATGATGGTTGAACAGCCACCACCTCCATACAGTCAAAATTATCTTACACCAGAAAGCGCATTGTTTGCCGGTAACCCATCAAGCCCTGGAAGTTACAGCGTCGGAAGTCAAAGTCCTACTTATAGCGCTGGAAGTCAGAGTCCAACCTATAACAATGGTGGTCAGAGCCCTACGTACAGTCTCGGGGGACAAAGCTCGGATAGTTCATATAAGTATGAGCCAAGACCTCTGGGACGAAAAAAACGACGAAATTTGGTTCCTgatgaaaagaaaacaaacgAATATTGGGAACGAAGAAAGAGAAATAACGTCGCAGCTAGAAGATCAAGAGAGGAGAGAAGAAATAAAGAATTACAAACTTTTCAGCATATGAAAAATTTACAACAAGAAAATATGGCTTTGAAACAAACAGTGAATATGCTGATGAAGAATCAACAAGATTTACAA
This is a stretch of genomic DNA from Hydractinia symbiolongicarpus strain clone_291-10 chromosome 9, HSymV2.1, whole genome shotgun sequence. It encodes these proteins:
- the LOC130657866 gene encoding uncharacterized protein LOC130657866 translates to MIRYGRQKITILKVVKNVFNCNCLKEKHLECQHTYTNIEYSTYILVGEADQKRNMYIQNDPLRRQVDSEQDIDDLFSMLMDEPKQPNVPQVKIKYEDENDYNQQAERDCLIDEMSPFSHSGVSSPASSCGGISAPGSPSMMVEQPPPPYSQNYLTPESALFAGNPSSPGSYSVGSQSPTYSAGSQSPTYNNGGQSPTYSLGGQSSDSSYKYEPRPLGRKKRRNLVPDEKKTNEYWERRKRNNVAARRSREERRNKELQTFQHMKNLQQENMALKQTVNMLMKNQQDLQNEVTVLKQLLEQSFKV